In Lates calcarifer isolate ASB-BC8 linkage group LG4, TLL_Latcal_v3, whole genome shotgun sequence, a genomic segment contains:
- the znf622 gene encoding cytoplasmic 60S subunit biogenesis factor ZNF622: MASYTCISCRVAFADGEVQRAHYKTDWHRYNLKRKVADMPPVTAENFQERVLAQRAAAEQHLNDATVTEGCAVCNKKFSSANAYQNHLQSHKHQQAEKQALLAAQRKVEKMNEKNLEKGLGDEKVDHDARNEALQQALREQQRPSPAKQAKAQTSEGATKQRTERPDKPPRMMWLEEQAKRQEREEGATAEEEEWEDFGEDDDDDDEMEEDEEEEEEVMDQEEGDSAAPSDPHPAALPGSIPVTDCLFCSHHSKSLMKNLTHMTKVHSFFIPDVEFLVDLRGLVRYLGEKVGAGNVCLWCNEKGRSFYSTEAVQSHMTDKSHCKLFTDGDAALEFADFYDFRSSYPDRKEGEDSEINDEELPADKNLEYDDETLELTLPSGATIGHRSLMRYYKQRFGAQRAVVLTHNRNAVGRVLRQYKALGWGGDGGNSSLSQKQRDMQYVQRMKSKWMLKMGMSHNATKQKHFRAQVMF, encoded by the exons ATGGCCTCCTACACTTGCATCAGCTGCCGAGTGGCTTTTGCAGATGGCGAGGTGCAGCGAGCGCACTACAAAACCGACTGGCACCGCTACAACCTGAAGCGTAAGGTGGCCGACATGCCACCTGTCACCGCTGAAAACTTCCAGGAGCGCGTCCTGGCTCAGAGGGCCGCTGCCGAACAGCATCTGAATGACGCGACGGTCACAGAGGGCTGCGCCGTCTGCAACAAGAAGTTCTCCAGCGCCAACGCCTACCAGAACCATCTGCAGTCCCACAAACACCAGCAGGCCGAGAAGCAGGCCCTGCTCGCCGCCCAGAGGAAGGTGGAGAAGATGAACGAGAAGAACCTGGAGAAGGGACTCGGTGACGAGAAGGTGGATCACGACGCCAGGAATGAGGCCCTGCAGCAAGCcctgagagagcagcagaggccGAGCCCGGCCAAGCAAGCCAAGGCCCAGACGTCAGAGGGAGCGACGAAGCAGAGGACGGAGAGGCCAGACAAACCTCCGCGGATGATGTGGCTGGAGGAGCAAGCCAAgaggcaagagagagaagagggagccACAGCTGAGGAAG AGGAGTGGGAGGATTTTGGTgaggacgatgatgatgatgatgagatggaggaggatgaagaagaggaagaggaggtgatGGATCAGGAGGAAGGAGACTCTGCGGCTCCGTCTGACCCCCACCCAGCCGCTCTGCCCGGCTCCATCCCCGTCACCGACTGCCTCTTCTGCTCCCATCACTCGAAGTCACTCATGAAGAATCTCACCCACATGACCAAAGTTCACAGCTTCTTCATCCCCGACGTGGAGTTCCTGGTCGACCTCAGGGGCCTCGTCCGTTACCTCG gAGAAAAGGTCGGTGCTGGGAACGTGTGTTTATGGTGTAATGAGAAGGGGCGTTCGTTTTACTCAACAGAAGCAGTACAGAGTCACATGACAGACAAAAGTCACTGTAAACTCTTCACAGACGGCGACGCTGCTCTGGAGTTCGCAGACTTCTACGACTTCAG GAGCAGCTACCCCGacaggaaagagggagaggattCTGAAATAAACGATGAAGAGCTGCCCGCCGACAAGAACCTGGAGTACGACGACGAAACACTGGAACTGACTCTGCCCTCAG gtGCTACGATCGGCCACCGCTCCCTCATGAGGTACTACAAACAGCGATTCGGAGCTCAGCGAGCGGTGGTTCTGACCCACAATAGGAACGCTGTTGGCAGAGTCCTCCGGCAGTACAAAGCCCTGGGCtggggaggagatggag GCAACAGCTCCCTCagtcagaaacagagagacatgcAGTACGTACAGAGGATGAAGTCAAAATGGATGCTGAAGATGGGAATGAGCCACAACGCCACCAAGCAGAAGCACTTCAGAGCCCAAGTCATGTTCTAA